One window of Brachybacterium ginsengisoli genomic DNA carries:
- a CDS encoding zinc-binding dehydrogenase codes for MTEIPQTMQAVVMHAPEDYRLEERPVPTPAADELLLRVEATGVCASDLKAYAGAAKFWGDENRPRWVQPGIIPGHEITGEVVQGSEAALTKHGVSVGDRIVVEQIVPCEECMYCKRGWYWMCDPHDMFGFKQYNGGMAEYMIVPPLARAHRISKDIAPQHAAYAEPLSCSLHAVERAEILFEDVVVIAGAGPIGLGATIGAAHKTPRLLVVLDFDDAKLELARKCGADLTLNPSKVDVFQEIRDLTGGYGADVYIECTGHPSAVPQGLNLLRKLGRFVEYSVFKENVSVDWSIISDDKELDVRGAHLGPHTWPGAIKIIEKGELPLEDICTHQFGLADFQKALDAVADSAGSSVKVSIVPGL; via the coding sequence GAGGACTACCGCCTCGAGGAGCGCCCAGTCCCGACCCCCGCCGCCGACGAGCTGCTGTTGCGCGTGGAGGCCACCGGCGTCTGCGCGAGCGACCTGAAGGCCTACGCCGGAGCCGCCAAGTTCTGGGGCGACGAGAACCGCCCGCGCTGGGTCCAGCCGGGCATCATCCCCGGTCACGAGATCACCGGCGAAGTGGTCCAGGGATCGGAGGCGGCGCTGACGAAGCACGGCGTCTCCGTCGGCGACCGCATCGTCGTGGAGCAGATCGTGCCCTGCGAGGAGTGCATGTACTGCAAGCGCGGCTGGTACTGGATGTGCGACCCGCACGACATGTTCGGCTTCAAGCAGTACAACGGCGGCATGGCGGAGTACATGATCGTGCCGCCGCTGGCCCGTGCGCACCGCATCTCCAAGGACATCGCCCCGCAGCACGCCGCCTACGCCGAGCCGCTCTCCTGCTCGCTGCACGCGGTCGAGCGCGCGGAGATCCTCTTCGAGGACGTGGTGGTCATCGCGGGCGCCGGCCCCATCGGTCTCGGCGCGACCATCGGCGCCGCCCACAAGACCCCCAGGCTGCTCGTGGTCCTCGACTTCGACGACGCGAAGCTCGAGCTCGCCCGCAAGTGCGGCGCGGACCTCACCCTGAACCCCTCGAAGGTGGACGTCTTCCAGGAGATCCGCGACCTCACCGGCGGCTACGGGGCCGATGTCTACATCGAGTGCACCGGCCACCCGAGCGCCGTGCCGCAGGGCCTGAACCTGCTGCGCAAGCTCGGCCGCTTCGTGGAGTACTCCGTGTTCAAGGAGAACGTCTCCGTGGACTGGTCGATCATCTCCGACGACAAGGAGCTCGACGTGCGCGGCGCGCACCTGGGCCCCCACACCTGGCCCGGCGCCATCAAGATCATCGAGAAGGGCGAGCTCCCGCTCGAGGACATCTGCACCCACCAGTTCGGCCTCGCCGACTTCCAGAAGGCGCTCGACGCCGTCGCCGACTCCGCCGGCTCCTCCGTCAAGGTCTCGATCGTCCCGGGCCTCTGA
- a CDS encoding MFS transporter: MSTASPSTADGTAVPSAGSSQETRLDRLGIPHALRWGFLGVLVFMTGNGVETNFVSPHMAEVFGGGDAMINLAATVITFYSLAALIGSYLAGALSDLWGPRRVMLLGVIVWVVFQAAFLGALSTESVPLIFAAYTLRGFGFPLFAFSFLVWINAVVPKERNGAAVGWFYVMFTGGMPTIGSLVAIGMIPAFGGSFFGERWAMAASTAIVVAGFLIARFGVREAHGDRRLAPEGESSSQVILSGVRLALTNKRVMMGFLTRLINTAPQFGMFIILPTVIAETLGWGQSRWLLMTSVIFAGNILFNAAFGALGDRFGWTATVRWFGIVGSAIGLLLWWYVPHWVPAGSDWGFVVSVVAGTVFGILLAGFVPLGAIMPALAPNHKGAAMAMYTTAAGGATFLGSAVVALVRPWGGNVGVVWAFVVLYGLAFLMTFALKVDQPRLGKKDLAAAEA; this comes from the coding sequence ATGAGCACCGCTTCACCCTCGACCGCCGACGGCACGGCCGTCCCCTCCGCCGGGTCCTCCCAGGAGACCCGCCTGGACCGCCTCGGCATCCCCCACGCCCTGCGCTGGGGCTTCCTCGGCGTCCTCGTCTTCATGACCGGCAACGGCGTGGAGACCAACTTCGTCTCCCCGCACATGGCCGAGGTGTTCGGCGGCGGGGACGCGATGATCAACCTCGCCGCCACCGTCATCACCTTCTACTCCCTGGCGGCGCTGATCGGCTCCTACCTCGCCGGCGCGCTCTCGGACCTCTGGGGCCCCCGCCGGGTGATGCTGCTCGGCGTGATCGTCTGGGTGGTGTTCCAGGCGGCCTTCCTCGGCGCGCTGTCCACCGAGTCGGTGCCGCTGATCTTCGCCGCCTACACGCTGCGCGGCTTCGGCTTCCCGCTGTTCGCCTTCTCGTTCCTGGTGTGGATCAACGCCGTGGTCCCCAAGGAGCGCAACGGCGCGGCCGTGGGCTGGTTCTACGTGATGTTCACCGGCGGCATGCCCACCATCGGCTCGCTCGTCGCGATCGGCATGATCCCCGCCTTCGGCGGCAGCTTCTTCGGCGAGCGGTGGGCCATGGCCGCCTCCACCGCGATCGTGGTGGCAGGCTTCCTCATCGCCCGGTTCGGGGTGCGCGAGGCGCACGGCGACCGGCGCCTGGCCCCCGAGGGCGAGAGCTCCTCGCAGGTGATCCTCTCCGGCGTGCGGCTCGCCCTGACCAACAAGCGCGTGATGATGGGCTTCCTGACCCGCCTGATCAACACCGCCCCGCAGTTCGGCATGTTCATCATCCTGCCCACCGTGATCGCCGAGACCCTCGGCTGGGGGCAGTCCCGCTGGCTGCTCATGACCTCGGTGATCTTCGCCGGGAACATCCTGTTCAACGCCGCCTTCGGTGCGCTCGGCGACCGCTTCGGCTGGACCGCGACGGTGCGCTGGTTCGGCATCGTCGGCTCGGCGATCGGCCTGCTGCTGTGGTGGTACGTGCCGCACTGGGTGCCGGCCGGCTCCGACTGGGGCTTCGTCGTCTCCGTCGTCGCGGGCACCGTCTTCGGCATCCTGCTGGCGGGCTTCGTGCCGCTCGGCGCGATCATGCCGGCGCTGGCCCCGAACCACAAGGGCGCCGCGATGGCCATGTACACCACCGCCGCGGGCGGTGCGACCTTCCTCGGCTCGGCCGTGGTCGCCCTCGTCCGCCCCTGGGGCGGGAACGTGGGCGTGGTGTGGGCGTTCGTGGTCCTCTACGGCCTGGCCTTCCTCATGACCTTCGCGCTGAAGGTCGACCAGCCGCGGCTCGGCAAGAAGGACCTCGCCGCCGCCGAGGCCTGA
- a CDS encoding SDR family oxidoreductase — protein sequence MTQSISPLFDLTGRTALVTGGAKGLGLAMARGLADHGAAIVLADIDDETGEHAAEELAAATGVSVSYRHLDVTDQTMVEEVVAAIDEETGGIEILLNNAGRTIHHPLEDGDGEKWRAVMSLNLDGVYHVLSAVGRRMLERGHGSIINTGSMSGIIANVPQTQASYNASKAAVHNLTRSAALEWAERGVRVNAIAPGYMRTELTRGFYEAGGAQIDQWNLMTPMSRPGEPEELAGAAVYLASDASSFVTGSILSIDGGYTAA from the coding sequence ATGACACAGAGCATCTCCCCCCTCTTCGACCTCACCGGACGCACCGCGCTGGTCACCGGCGGCGCGAAGGGCCTGGGCCTCGCGATGGCCCGCGGCCTGGCCGACCACGGCGCCGCCATCGTCCTCGCCGACATCGACGACGAGACCGGCGAGCACGCCGCCGAGGAGCTCGCCGCCGCGACCGGCGTCTCCGTCTCCTACCGCCACCTCGACGTCACCGACCAGACGATGGTCGAGGAGGTCGTCGCCGCGATCGACGAGGAGACCGGCGGGATCGAGATCCTGCTGAACAACGCCGGCCGCACCATCCACCACCCCCTCGAGGACGGGGACGGCGAGAAGTGGCGCGCGGTGATGAGCCTGAACCTCGACGGCGTCTACCACGTGCTCTCCGCGGTGGGCCGGCGCATGCTCGAGCGCGGGCACGGCAGCATCATCAACACCGGCTCCATGAGCGGCATCATCGCCAACGTCCCGCAGACCCAGGCGTCGTACAACGCCTCCAAGGCCGCGGTCCACAACCTCACCCGCAGCGCGGCGCTGGAGTGGGCCGAGCGTGGCGTGCGCGTCAACGCGATCGCCCCGGGGTACATGCGCACCGAGCTGACCCGCGGCTTCTACGAGGCCGGCGGCGCCCAGATCGACCAGTGGAACCTCATGACCCCGATGAGCCGCCCCGGCGAGCCCGAGGAGCTGGCCGGCGCGGCCGTGTACCTCGCCTCGGACGCGAGCAGCTTCGTCACCGGCTCGATCCTGTCCATCGACGGCGGCTACACCGCCGCCTGA
- a CDS encoding MFS transporter: MNPSASSSPAPSTVVAAPTRSQRLDRLPFTRKHGKLLGASGIGWALDAMDVGLISFVIAALSVHWELSKGDGSLIASAGFAGMAIGASVGGLLADRIGRRSVFALTLLIYGLATGASALAMGVGALIALRFVVGLGLGAELPVASTLMSEFAPARIRGRVVVWLEAFWALGWILAALIGTFIAASGPTGWRWALALGLVPAIYSLVIRWGMPESVRFLEKKGRTEEAEQVVRSFEASAGIDADAAHQIRSDEIAEADPVETTGGIWSRPLRARTAGLWAVWFCINLSYYGAFIWIPTLLVDRGFDLTRSFAFTLIITLAQIPGYAAAAWLIEVFGRRWTLTVFLTGSAVAASFYGLSETEWAIIAAGCALSFFNLGAWGALYAIGPELYPTRVRGTGTGAAAAFGRIASMAAPFLVPVLLAVGDQMVVFAVFSVCFLLAAAAAFTLPEQRGRSLAE, translated from the coding sequence ATGAACCCCTCGGCCTCCTCCTCCCCGGCCCCGAGCACCGTCGTCGCCGCGCCGACCCGGTCCCAGCGCCTGGATCGCCTCCCCTTCACCCGCAAGCACGGCAAGCTCCTCGGCGCCTCCGGCATCGGCTGGGCGCTCGACGCGATGGACGTGGGCCTGATCTCCTTCGTCATCGCCGCGCTCAGCGTCCACTGGGAGCTGAGCAAGGGGGACGGCTCGCTCATCGCCTCCGCCGGGTTCGCCGGCATGGCGATCGGTGCCAGCGTGGGCGGCCTGCTGGCCGACCGCATCGGCCGCCGCTCCGTCTTCGCGCTCACCCTGCTGATCTACGGCCTGGCCACCGGCGCCTCCGCGCTCGCGATGGGCGTGGGCGCCCTGATCGCGCTGCGCTTCGTGGTGGGCCTCGGGCTCGGCGCCGAGCTGCCCGTCGCCTCCACCCTGATGAGCGAGTTCGCCCCGGCGCGGATCCGGGGCCGCGTGGTGGTCTGGCTCGAGGCGTTCTGGGCGCTGGGCTGGATCCTCGCCGCCCTGATCGGCACCTTCATCGCCGCCTCCGGGCCGACGGGCTGGCGCTGGGCGCTCGCGCTCGGCCTCGTGCCCGCGATCTACTCCCTCGTGATCCGCTGGGGCATGCCCGAGTCGGTCCGCTTCCTGGAGAAGAAGGGCCGCACCGAGGAGGCGGAGCAGGTGGTGCGCAGCTTCGAGGCCTCCGCCGGGATCGACGCCGACGCGGCCCACCAGATCCGCTCCGACGAGATCGCCGAGGCCGATCCGGTCGAGACCACCGGCGGGATCTGGTCCAGGCCGCTGCGGGCCCGCACCGCCGGGCTGTGGGCGGTGTGGTTCTGCATCAACCTCTCCTACTACGGCGCGTTCATCTGGATCCCCACGCTGCTGGTGGACCGCGGCTTCGACCTCACCCGCTCCTTCGCCTTCACGCTCATCATCACCCTCGCCCAGATCCCCGGCTACGCGGCCGCGGCCTGGCTGATCGAGGTGTTCGGGCGTCGCTGGACCCTCACCGTCTTCCTCACCGGCTCGGCGGTGGCCGCGTCCTTCTACGGCCTCTCGGAGACCGAGTGGGCGATCATCGCGGCCGGCTGCGCGCTGAGCTTCTTCAACCTCGGCGCCTGGGGCGCGCTGTACGCGATCGGGCCGGAGCTCTACCCCACCCGCGTGCGCGGCACCGGCACCGGCGCGGCCGCGGCGTTCGGGCGCATCGCCTCGATGGCGGCCCCGTTCCTGGTGCCCGTCCTGCTGGCCGTGGGAGACCAGATGGTCGTCTTCGCCGTCTTCTCGGTCTGCTTCCTGCTGGCCGCGGCCGCGGCGTTCACGCTGCCCGAGCAGCGCGGCAGGTCGCTCGCGGAGTAG
- a CDS encoding NUDIX domain-containing protein, whose translation MPRLLPEPAYFASLPKAITSGAVILRDEHDHLVIEKPNYRDHWLLPGGGVDAGEDARQCAQREVLEELGLDLEVGRLLAVDWLPASAVRSAPMGVHFLFDAGVIPRAELEAKVVPQAAELDDWALIPESEAHLLSPWGAARARRALAVLRGEAEVDLVAHPRP comes from the coding sequence ATGCCTCGCCTGCTCCCGGAGCCCGCCTACTTCGCCTCCCTGCCCAAGGCCATCACCTCGGGCGCCGTGATCCTGCGGGACGAGCACGACCATCTGGTCATCGAGAAGCCGAACTACCGCGACCACTGGCTGCTGCCCGGCGGCGGGGTCGACGCGGGCGAGGACGCCCGGCAGTGCGCCCAGCGGGAGGTGCTCGAGGAGCTCGGCCTCGACCTCGAGGTGGGGCGGCTGCTCGCCGTCGACTGGCTGCCCGCGAGCGCCGTGCGCAGCGCCCCGATGGGCGTGCACTTCCTCTTCGACGCCGGGGTGATCCCGCGGGCCGAGCTGGAGGCGAAGGTGGTCCCGCAGGCCGCCGAGCTCGACGACTGGGCGCTGATCCCCGAGTCGGAGGCACACCTGCTCTCCCCCTGGGGCGCCGCCCGTGCGCGGCGGGCGCTCGCGGTGCTCCGCGGCGAGGCCGAGGTGGACCTGGTCGCCCACCCACGGCCCTGA